In Candidatus Binatia bacterium, one DNA window encodes the following:
- a CDS encoding 3-isopropylmalate dehydratase small subunit: protein MEAKLRGHAHKYGKNVDTDVIIPGKYCNIIDPVELGKHALEGLDPEYTGRMRSGDIIVADTNFGCGSSREVAPIAIKGSGTSAVIAKSFARIFYRNALNIGLPIFESAEAVEGIKSGDEIELEPETGMIRNITKGETYRAAEFPPFMRSLIDAGGLVPYVEKRLSEKSSRA, encoded by the coding sequence GTGGAAGCGAAACTGCGCGGACACGCTCACAAGTACGGGAAGAACGTCGACACGGACGTGATCATTCCCGGCAAGTACTGTAACATCATCGACCCGGTCGAGCTCGGAAAGCACGCGCTCGAAGGTCTCGACCCCGAGTACACCGGGCGGATGCGCTCGGGTGACATCATCGTGGCCGACACCAACTTCGGATGCGGATCGAGCCGCGAGGTCGCGCCGATCGCGATCAAAGGCTCCGGGACGTCGGCGGTGATCGCCAAGAGTTTCGCGCGAATCTTTTATCGCAACGCGCTGAACATTGGGCTGCCGATCTTCGAGTCCGCCGAGGCGGTCGAGGGCATCAAATCCGGCGACGAGATCGAGCTCGAGCCCGAAACCGGTATGATCCGAAACATCACCAAAGGCGAAACCTACCGCGCCGCCGAGTTTCCGCCGTTCATGCGCTCGCTGATCGACGCCGGTGGACTGGTGCCCTACGTCGAAAAACGCCTCTCCGAAAAATCATCTCGGGCATAG
- a CDS encoding 3-isopropylmalate dehydratase large subunit, whose product MGMTLTEKILARHCGVERVEPGQIINAKVDLVLANELSAAVAIKVMRGITGAKRVFDPSRIALVADHFVPAKDAQSASLAKLMKDFAFEQGIEHFFDVGRGGIEHVVLPEEGLVAPGELIVGGDSHTCTYGAFGAFATGMGSTDIAAAFVLGEVWLKVPASIKLVYDGKPGPMVYAKDIMLRTVGELGIDGATYRAIEYHGTTVDNLSITGRITMANMAIEAGAKNGIFHADAKTIAYVKERTTRPFVVERADPDAAYERVIEIDIGNLEPQIACPHTPDNVHPISEVTREDLPVDQVFIGSCTNGYMEDLRVVAQILEGKRIAPNLRVIVNPGSQKVWMQAAQEGVLTTLAAAGCAVNTPGCGACFGGHMGTLGDGERAISTTNRNYVGRMGSPKAEIYLASPATCAASALTGRITDPRVVQYAQV is encoded by the coding sequence ATGGGCATGACACTCACCGAAAAAATTCTCGCCCGCCACTGCGGCGTGGAGCGGGTCGAGCCGGGGCAAATCATCAACGCCAAGGTCGACCTCGTGCTGGCTAACGAGCTATCCGCGGCCGTCGCAATCAAGGTGATGCGCGGCATCACGGGCGCGAAGCGCGTGTTCGATCCGAGCCGCATCGCTCTGGTGGCCGATCACTTCGTCCCCGCGAAGGACGCGCAGTCGGCGTCGCTCGCGAAGCTCATGAAAGACTTCGCGTTCGAGCAAGGGATCGAGCATTTCTTCGACGTGGGCCGCGGCGGCATCGAGCACGTCGTCTTGCCGGAGGAAGGGCTGGTCGCGCCGGGTGAGCTGATCGTCGGCGGCGATTCACACACGTGCACGTACGGAGCGTTCGGCGCGTTCGCGACGGGCATGGGATCCACCGACATCGCGGCCGCGTTCGTCCTCGGCGAGGTGTGGCTCAAGGTCCCCGCGTCGATCAAGCTCGTCTACGACGGCAAGCCCGGACCAATGGTGTACGCGAAGGACATCATGTTGCGGACCGTTGGCGAGCTCGGCATCGACGGCGCGACGTATCGCGCGATCGAGTACCATGGGACGACGGTAGACAATCTGTCGATCACGGGACGCATTACCATGGCCAACATGGCGATCGAGGCGGGCGCTAAGAACGGCATCTTCCACGCCGACGCCAAGACGATTGCCTACGTCAAGGAACGCACGACTCGCCCGTTCGTGGTCGAGCGGGCGGATCCCGACGCGGCCTACGAGCGCGTTATCGAGATCGACATCGGCAACTTGGAGCCACAGATCGCGTGTCCGCATACGCCCGACAACGTCCATCCGATCTCGGAGGTGACGCGTGAGGACCTCCCGGTCGATCAAGTCTTCATCGGCTCGTGCACGAATGGCTACATGGAAGACCTTCGCGTGGTCGCGCAGATTCTGGAAGGCAAACGGATCGCGCCGAACCTGCGCGTGATCGTCAATCCGGGTTCGCAAAAGGTCTGGATGCAGGCCGCGCAAGAGGGCGTCCTCACGACGCTCGCGGCGGCTGGCTGCGCGGTGAACACGCCCGGCTGCGGCGCCTGCTTTGGCGGCCACATGGGAACGCTCGGCGATGGCGAGCGTGCGATCTCGACGACCAACCGCAACTACGTCGGGCGCATGGGATCGCCGAAGGCCGAGATCTATCTCGCCTCGCCGGCGACGTGCGCGGCCTCGGCGCTGACCGGCCGCATCACCGACCCCCGGGTCGTCCAGTACGCGCAGGTGTAA